The Flavobacterium sp. K5-23 genome segment CTCTTATAGGTGCAACAATATATGTTCCTGAAACAAATACAACTATTAAAACGAATGAATACGGGTATTACTCAGTAACATTGCCTAAAGGAAATTACACCGTTCTAATAAGCTATATCGGTTTTCAAACACTTACTCAGAGTATAGCACTTTTCGAAAATTTAAAAATAAACCACAATTTATCAGAAAATAGTGAAGTCCTTCAGGAGGTAATTATAAAAGACAAAAATAAAAGGAGCAACACTCGCTCCCCGGAGATGAGTCTTAATAAACTATCCATTTCTTCCATTAAAAAAATGCCTGTAGTCCTTGGGGAAGTTGATGTAATAAAATCACTTTTATTACTTCCAGGAGTGACAAATGCTGGTGAAGGTGCATCAGGATTCAATGTTCGTGGTGGTGGAGCGGATCAAAATTTAATTTTATTAGACGAAGCAACAATTTTTAATTCCTCGCATGTTTTTGGTTTTTTCTCCGTCTTCAATCCGGATGCAATCAAAGATTTAAAATTGTACAAAGGCGGAATTCCAGCCAACTATGGTGGTAGAGTATCCTCCGTTTTAGATATTTATCAAAAAGACGGTAGTAGCAAAGGATTTCATATGAATGGTGGAATTGGTTTAATCGCCAGCAGACTTTTAATTGAAGGCCCTCTTAAAAAAGACAAAGGATCATTCTTGATTGGTGGTCGAAGTTCATATGCCCATTTATTTTTAAAACTATCCGAAGATCAAAAAAACAACTCTGCTTATTTTTATGATTTGAATGCCAAATTAAGCTATAAACTCAATACTAATAACAATTTATATCTATCCGGATATTTTGGAAGAGATGTCTTTTCACTAAACAAAAGCTTCACTAATATCTATGGTAATTCAACATTAAACCTAAGATGGAATCATTTATATTCTGATAAATTATTTTCGAATCTTTCTCTTATCTACAGCGATTATTATTACGGATTAGATCTTGATTTCGTAGGTTTTAAATGGGATTCAGGTATTAAAAATTATAACATTAAATATGATTTTAAAAATTACATCTCAGATAAATTCAAATTAAATTACGGTGTAAATGCAATTTATTATGATTTCAATCCAGGAACCATAAAACCAACCGATTTAAATTCAGGAATTAATTTTGATCAATTGGATAAAAAATATGCTTTCGAACCTGCAATATACATTAATGCTGAACATGAAATTTCTAAAAAAATCACTGTTAATTTGGGATTGAGATACAGCCTTTTTTATCGTTTAGGACAATCATCTGTTAATATTTACGAAAACAACAATCCACTTACTTTCAATACGGATTTACAGATATATGAAAAAGCAACTCCTATAGGAAGTCAATTTTATGATAAAAACGAAGTCATCAAAAGCTATAATAATTTGGAACCCCGATTTTCGATTTCGTATCAACTCAATGACAACCAAGCCATAAAAGGAAGTTACAATCGAATGACCCAATATTTACAATTAATATCTAACACCTCGTCTCCAACTCCATTAGATGTATGGATGCCAAGTGACAATTACATAAAACCTCAGATTGCGGATCAAGTGGCTCTGGGATACTTTAAAAATTTTAAAGACGACACCTATTCTCTTGAGGTTGAAACCTACTACAAGACAGTAAAAAACAGACTGGATTATATAGACGGTGCTAATTTAATTGCCAATAAAGCCATCGAACAAGTAATTCTAAACGGTCAGTTAAGATCTTATGGCTTAGAGGTTCTTTTTCGAAAAAATGAAGGGAAATTTAACGGATGGATATCCTATACCTTATCAAAATCTGAACAACAAACTCCTGGCAGAACACCGGAGGAATCAGGAATAAACAACGGTAATTGGTACAATTCAGTTTATGACAAAACGCACAATATTGCTATTACTAACACCTATAATCTAAATGAAAAATGGTCTTTTGCCGCTAATTTCGCATTGCAAACCGGGCAACCTGTTACCTATCCAAATGGACAATACAACTATTTAGGAATTACGGTTCCTAGTTATGGCCTAAGAAACGAAAACCGACTACCGACCTACCATCATTTGGATATTTCAGCAACGTTAACTCCAACTAAAAACAAAAACCGCAACTGGAAAGGGGAATGGGTTTTTAGTGTATATAATCTATACAACCGTAAAAATGCAGCTTCTATCAATTTTAGGAGAAATGCTGACACAAACAACAATGAGGCTGTAAAGGTTTCGATATTCGGAATTGTACCAGCTGTAAGCTATAACTTCAAATTCTAAGGATACAAAATCCATTAGAATAGAAACATAAAAACAAAGATTATGAAAAAAATATTTTCTTTTTTAGTCATTATAACTGCCTTTTTCTGCTACAGCTGTGAAGAGGTTATTCCTGTCGATTTAAATACCGCTCCTCCTAAACTTGTGATTGAAGCAGCAATTAACTGGCAAAAAGGAACCTCTGGAAACATCCAGAAAATAAAGCTAAGTACTACTACAGGGTTTTACGATGCAACCATCCCAAAAGTTTTGGGCGCTACTGTAGAAATAAAAAACAGTTTAAACGTTATATTTAAGTTTGTAGAAAAACCTAATACAGGAGAATATATCTGCTCGAATTTTGTACCGGTATTAAATGAATCCTATACGCTAACAGTCATTAATAAAGGTTCCACTTACACCGCTATCGAAACATTAAAACCTGTCGCTCCTATAACTGAAATCATTCAAAATAATGAAGGAGGCATATCCGGAAAAATGAAATACATAAAGACTTATTTTATTGACCCAGCAAATGCATCTAATTATTATTTATACAAATACAGTTACTCCTCTCCTGATAAAGTAGAATATTACGCTGATGAGGACACATTCTTTCAGGGAAACAATTTCTTTAGTATTTCCCGAAAAGACGAATTAAAAACAGGAGATAAAATTGTAGTTAGTCATTTTGGGATATCAAAAGCGTATTACAACTATCTCAATATCTTGATAAACATATCAGGAAGCGCAGGCGGAAGTCCTTTTCAATCACCACCAGCAACGGTAAGAGGAAACATTATCAACAGTACAGATTTTACTAATTATCCATTGGGTTATTTTTCCTTAAGCGAGTCAGATACTAAAAATTATACTATCGAATAAATTACCATTGTAGATAGCTAAGCATAAAATGCTTTCTTTTATTTACCTTTGCACCTAAATAAAATACCCCATGTCCTCACATCATATCGTTCGCGACGACCAAGAACCAGCCTTAATTATTGCTAACGGAGCTGCTTGTAGCAGTGAATTATTAGACCAATTATTAGAATGGTCTCCACTTGTAATTGTACTTGACTCTGCTGTAGAAAGAGTATTCGAATTAGGAATAAAAATTGATGTGCTGCTTGGTGATTTTGACCGTGGCTTTGACGCTAATTATTACAAAGAAAAACAATATCCACTTGAAGTTGTTCATACTCCAGATCAAAGTAAAACCGATTTAGAGAAAGCGTTTGATTATCTATTCGAAAGAAATATTCCTGCCGTAAATGTAATATGGGCTACAGGAAAACGAACTGATCATACCATTACAAATCTCACTAATATAGTTCGATACAGAGAAAAACTGAAAATTGTAATTCTGGATGATCATTCTAAGGTGTTTTTGTTGCCTAAAAGATTTGAAAAATGGTACCCTTCAAAAACTCCCATATCATTAATTCCCATAGGACATGTAACGGGAATTCATTCGGAAAATCTTTTTTACCCTTTAGAAAATGATTATTTAACCATTGGATATAGAACCGGAAGCAGCAATCACGTTATCAATGACGGTATTGTAATCATCGAACATAGCGAAGGTGACTTATTAATGATGGAATGTATGGATTAACATCTGAGAATTAAAATTATCCCTGAATTAAATTATAGGACTTAACTTATTGTTTTGACAAAAAGGATTCGTTATATTTACATCGAATTTAAGAAAATGAAAGTCAAAACGATTACCGAGAAAACCAATTTACATCCTAGAAATCTACACCGTTTAGGGTATGATTTCAAACAATTAATAGTAAGTTGTCCTGAACTTAAAAACTTTGTTTTTATCAATGAACACGAAATCGAGACTATTGATTTCAGTAATCCTGATGCAGTAAAGGCATTAAACAAAGCCTTGTTAGTAGAATACTACGACATACAAGACTGGGATATTCCACAAAACTATCTATGCCCACCCATTCCAGGTCGAGCTGATTATATTCATTATATCGCTGATTTATTGGCCACAGCTAATAACGGAGTAATTCCTAGAGGAGAAAATGTCCTAGGGCTTGACATAGGTGTTGGTGCTAATTGTATATACCCTATTATAGGAAACTCTGTTTATAACTGGAGTTTTGTAGGGACGGACATAGATGAAAACGCGATTGAAAATTGCAGTAAAATTATTGGAGCCAATCCAAAATTAGTTGACACTATTAGTTTACAACAACAAACAGAATCCCGTTTTATATTTAAAAACATAATTACTCCTGAAGATAAATTTACTTTCACAATATGTAATCCTCCTTTTCATTCCTCTCAAGAAGAAGCAACAAAAGGATCTTTACGAAAAATAAGCAATTTAGAAAATAGAAAAGCTACCACACCAGTATTAAACTTTGGAGGTCACAATGCTGAATTATGGTGTGAAGGCGGAGAATTAGGGTTTATCACACAGATGATCTACGAAAGCGTAAAATATCCGATGCAATGTTTATGGTTTACCACTTTGGTGTCTAAACATTCTCATTTATCCAGCATCTACAAAACCTTAAACAAGGTGAATGCAGTAGAAGTAAAAACAATTGAAATGGCTCAAGGCCAAAAAAATAGCCGAATTATTACTTGGACCTTTATGAGTCAAGAACAGCAAAAAAATTGGAAATTCGAATAGTTAATAGAACATTCCACTTTTAATTATAAGAAGGAGGCAAACTAAATAAATATCTATTTTAGTTTGCCTCCTTTTTATTTAGTCGAATAAAGCTATTAAAACTATCTATATGACAGCCGTAATATCCTACTTTTTAAGTCAAAACTTAGGTGCTAAATCATTCATATACTTCTAAACAAGACAAGTTTACTATTGTATTCGAAAAAAAAGGTGCCTAAAAAGAATAAAAACACAAAAAAAACAATTAATTACAACAGAATTTTATCATTTTGTTGAATTTTAACATTCCTATAACACATTGAATAAATATTCGTAATTTTACTTAGATAATCTAAAAACAACCAAATTATGAAAAAACTATTATTCATCTTAACCTTAATTTTCTCAGTCGCTATAACAGCGCAAGAAATTAAAGTTTCAGGTACCGTATCAGACGATACAAAAGGGCCGTTGCCAGGAACAACTATTTTAATAAAAGGAACAAATAAAGCAACAACAACTGATGCTGACGGAAAATACTCAATCAGTACAAAAATTGGAGAATCATTACAATTTTCCTATGTGGGTTTAGAAACTAAAACTGTAAAAGTTACTGGAAGCACTTTAAATATTATGTTGACGGGAAGTGGAGAAACATTACAAGACGTAGTGGTATTAGGATCCAGAAGTGCTGCAAGAACAGTAACTGAGTCTGCTGTGCCTATTGACGTGATTAATATGAAAGATATTGCTTCACAAGGACCACAAGTAAACTTAAATCAGATTTTGAATATGGTTGCCCCATCGTTTACTTCTAATACTCAAACGGTAGCGGATGGAACGGATCACATTGACCCAGCACAACTAAGAGGGTTAGGACCGGATCAGGTTTTGGTTTTAGTTAACGGAAAAAGAAGACATACTTCTTCTCTAGTTAACATTAATGGAACTCCAGGAAGAGGATCTGTGGGAACCGATTTAAATGCTATTCCAGCTTTTGCAATCGAAAAAATCGAAGTATTAAGAGATGGTGCATCAGCACAATACGGATCTGATGCGATTGCAGGTGTAATCAACATCAATGTAAAGAAAAACACAAATAAATTCGACATTGCCCTATTTGCAGGTAGTAACTTTTCAAAAGGTGCTAATGACCATACTGGAGGAAACGACGGTAATAACGTTCAAGTTGATATGAATTACGGGACTGGATTAGGTAAAGATAAAAGTTTTATCAATATTACAGGAAGTTTTCAATTAAGAGAACAAACTAGTAGAGCTAAAGATGCAACTGGTACTTTATTCAGTGCTTTTAATGCAGTGGAACAAAGAGCTAAAGAAGCTGGTACAAACATTAATGCATTATGGGGTAATATAACTAATACACCAAATTCAGCTCAAATTCTTACAGCAATAAAAACTAATGCTCTAGGTATAACTTATTTCACACCTACGCAACAAGCTGCTATTGCTGGTGCTACAACTATTAGTGCAATGCAATCAGCATTGAATTTTGACGCAACATCAGGAGAATTGGCTTATAGAAAATTAGAAAGAAGCGCTTTCAATATGAAAGTGGGGCAATCATCATTGGAAAGCGCACAATTTTTCTTGAACGCAGCTTACCCAATTACCGAAAACATTGAGCTTTATGCTTTTGGCGGA includes the following:
- a CDS encoding TonB-dependent receptor: MLLNKYTSLIVVLLFSIVSFSQEKFTFSGTVSDIKNNETLIGATIYVPETNTTIKTNEYGYYSVTLPKGNYTVLISYIGFQTLTQSIALFENLKINHNLSENSEVLQEVIIKDKNKRSNTRSPEMSLNKLSISSIKKMPVVLGEVDVIKSLLLLPGVTNAGEGASGFNVRGGGADQNLILLDEATIFNSSHVFGFFSVFNPDAIKDLKLYKGGIPANYGGRVSSVLDIYQKDGSSKGFHMNGGIGLIASRLLIEGPLKKDKGSFLIGGRSSYAHLFLKLSEDQKNNSAYFYDLNAKLSYKLNTNNNLYLSGYFGRDVFSLNKSFTNIYGNSTLNLRWNHLYSDKLFSNLSLIYSDYYYGLDLDFVGFKWDSGIKNYNIKYDFKNYISDKFKLNYGVNAIYYDFNPGTIKPTDLNSGINFDQLDKKYAFEPAIYINAEHEISKKITVNLGLRYSLFYRLGQSSVNIYENNNPLTFNTDLQIYEKATPIGSQFYDKNEVIKSYNNLEPRFSISYQLNDNQAIKGSYNRMTQYLQLISNTSSPTPLDVWMPSDNYIKPQIADQVALGYFKNFKDDTYSLEVETYYKTVKNRLDYIDGANLIANKAIEQVILNGQLRSYGLEVLFRKNEGKFNGWISYTLSKSEQQTPGRTPEESGINNGNWYNSVYDKTHNIAITNTYNLNEKWSFAANFALQTGQPVTYPNGQYNYLGITVPSYGLRNENRLPTYHHLDISATLTPTKNKNRNWKGEWVFSVYNLYNRKNAASINFRRNADTNNNEAVKVSIFGIVPAVSYNFKF
- the rlmF gene encoding 23S rRNA (adenine(1618)-N(6))-methyltransferase RlmF, yielding MKVKTITEKTNLHPRNLHRLGYDFKQLIVSCPELKNFVFINEHEIETIDFSNPDAVKALNKALLVEYYDIQDWDIPQNYLCPPIPGRADYIHYIADLLATANNGVIPRGENVLGLDIGVGANCIYPIIGNSVYNWSFVGTDIDENAIENCSKIIGANPKLVDTISLQQQTESRFIFKNIITPEDKFTFTICNPPFHSSQEEATKGSLRKISNLENRKATTPVLNFGGHNAELWCEGGELGFITQMIYESVKYPMQCLWFTTLVSKHSHLSSIYKTLNKVNAVEVKTIEMAQGQKNSRIITWTFMSQEQQKNWKFE
- a CDS encoding DUF4249 family protein, with the protein product MKKIFSFLVIITAFFCYSCEEVIPVDLNTAPPKLVIEAAINWQKGTSGNIQKIKLSTTTGFYDATIPKVLGATVEIKNSLNVIFKFVEKPNTGEYICSNFVPVLNESYTLTVINKGSTYTAIETLKPVAPITEIIQNNEGGISGKMKYIKTYFIDPANASNYYLYKYSYSSPDKVEYYADEDTFFQGNNFFSISRKDELKTGDKIVVSHFGISKAYYNYLNILINISGSAGGSPFQSPPATVRGNIINSTDFTNYPLGYFSLSESDTKNYTIE
- a CDS encoding thiamine diphosphokinase — its product is MSSHHIVRDDQEPALIIANGAACSSELLDQLLEWSPLVIVLDSAVERVFELGIKIDVLLGDFDRGFDANYYKEKQYPLEVVHTPDQSKTDLEKAFDYLFERNIPAVNVIWATGKRTDHTITNLTNIVRYREKLKIVILDDHSKVFLLPKRFEKWYPSKTPISLIPIGHVTGIHSENLFYPLENDYLTIGYRTGSSNHVINDGIVIIEHSEGDLLMMECMD